From one Dama dama isolate Ldn47 chromosome 4, ASM3311817v1, whole genome shotgun sequence genomic stretch:
- the KIRREL2 gene encoding kin of IRRE-like protein 2 gives MQPSGQAALFPASLPDSARAPPPPSRRPPSPNPGRVQVSNPAGTPAFNPGVPAPRPVSRRPGAPNWQAFQSSGACGGADERTSRSERGELLAWGEESGAERTPGQSGGKCAPRKELAGKPVQQQVCWILGDTLRMLVPVLLVLSFCLRGRAGLAPHFLQQPEDQVVLLGDEARLPCALGAYRGLVQWTKDGLALGGERDLPGWSRYWISGNAASGQHDLHIRPVELEDQASYECQATQAGLRSRPAQLHVLVPPEPPQVLGGPSVSLVAGVPANLTCRSRGDAHPTPELLWFRDGVRLDGAIFRQTPLKEGTIGSVESILSLTPSSHDDGATLVCRARSQALPAGKDTAVTLSLQYPPVVTLSAEPQTVQEGEKVTFLCQATAQPPVTGYRWAKGGSPVLGARGPVLEVVADASFLTAPVSCEVSNAVGSANRSTALDVQFGPILQAKPKPLSVDVGEDASFSCVWRGNPLPRVTWTRRGDAQVLASGPTLHLPAVGPEDAGDYVCRAEPGLSGQSGGAAEARLTVNAPPVVTALHSTPAFLRGPARLQCLVFASPAPEAVVWSWDEGFLTAGSRGRFLVETFPAPEGLGGQGPGLISVLHISGTQESDFHRGFNCSARNRLGEGGTQVSLGRRDLLPTVRIVAGVAAMAMTLLMIITGVALCCWRHSRASFSKQKNLVRIPGSSDGSSSRGPEEETGSSKDQGPIVHTDHSDLVLDEEGVLESKDPTNGYYKVRGVSPPTSPDSCVTSLQLKSPGIFNLHNGLS, from the exons ATGCAGCCGTCAGGACAAGCTGCGCTgttcccagcctccctgcctgaCTCAGCCCGGGCACCGCCGCCTCCCAGCCGTCGCCCG cCATCCCCCAACCCCGGTAGGGTGCAGGTGTCCAACCCAGCCGGTACCCCCGCCTTCAACCCAGGTGTTCCAGCTCCCAGACC GGTCTCTCGGAGACCTGGCGCGCCGAACTGGCAGGCGTTTCAGAGCAGCGGAGCCTGCGGCGGAGCAGACGAGCGGACCTCCAGGTCAGAGAGAGGGGAGCTTCTAGCCTGGGGAGAAGAGTCAGGAGCGGAGCGGACTCCAGGCCAGAGTGGTGGGAAGTGTGCTCCGAGAAAGGAACTGGCAGGGAAGCCAGTGCAACAGCAAGTCTGCTGGATATTGGGGGACACACTCAGGATGCTCGTGCCCGTACTCCTCgtcctctccttctgcctcagGGGGCGCGCAG GCCTGGCACCCCACTTTCTGCAACAGCCAGAGGACCAGGTAGTTCTGTTGGGAGACGAGGCCCGGCTGCCCTGTGCCCTGGGCGCCTACCGGGGACTGGTTCAGTGGACTAAGGATGGGCTGGCTCTAGGGGGCGAAAGGGACCTTCCAG GCTGGTCCCGGTACTGGATATCAGGGAATGCAGCAAGTGGCCAGCACGACCTCCACATTAGGCCCGTGGAGCTAGAGGATCAAGCATCGTATGAATGTCAAGCAACACAAGCCGGCCTCCGCTCTCGACCAGCCCAGCTGCATGTGCTAG TGCCTCCAGAACCCCCGCAGGTGCTGGGCGGCCCCTCTGTGTCTCTGGTTGCTGGGGTTCCTGCAAATCTGACCTGTCGGAGCCGTGGTgatgcccaccccacccctgagCTGCTGTGGTTTCGAGACGGGGTCCGGCTGGACGGGGCCATCTTCCGTCAG ACCCCATTGAAGGAAGGAACCATCGGGTCAGTGGAGAGCATCTTATCTTTGACCCCTTCCAGCCATGACGATGGAGCCACCTTGGTTTGCCGGGCCCGGAGCCAGGCCCTGCCTGCAGGGAAGGACACGGCTGTCACACTGAGCCTGCAGT ACCCCCCAGTGGTGACTCTGTCTGCAGAACCACAGACAGTGCAGGAGGGAGAGAAGGTCACATTCCTATGCCAGGCCACAGCCCAGCCTCCTGTCACCGGCTATAG ATGGGCAAAGGGGGGCTCCCCGGTGCTCGGGGCCCGCGGGCCAGTGTTGGAGGTAGTGGCCGACGCTTCATTCCTGACTGCGCCGGTGTCCTGCGAGGTCAGCAACGCAGTGGGTAGCGCCAACCGCAGCACAGCGCTGGACGTGCAGT TCGGGCCGATTCTGCAGGCAAAGCCGAAACCCTTGTCGGTGGACGTAGGAGAAGACGCCTCCTTCAGCTGTGTCTGGCGCGGGAATCCGCTCCCACGGGTAACCTGGACCCGCCGCGGGGACGCACAG GTGCTGGCCTCCGGGCCCACGCTGCATCTTCCCGCGGTGGGGCCCGAGGATGCAGGCGACTACGTGTGCAGGGCCGAGCCGGGGCTCTCGGGCCAGAGCGGTGGCGCTGCGGAAGCTAGGCTGACTGTGAACG CTCCCCCAGTAGTGACCGCTCTGCACTCTACGCCTGCCTTCCTGAGGGGTCCCGCCCGCCTCCAGTGTCTGGTCTTCGCTTCCCCTGCCCCAGAAGCCGTG GTCTGGTCTTGGGATGAGGGCTTCCTGACGGCGGGGTCACGGGGTCGGTTTCTGGTGGAGACCTTCCCAGCCCCAGAGGGCCTCGGGGGACAGGGTCCAGGCCTGATCTCTGTGCTACACATTTCGGGGACCCAGGAGTCCGATTTTCACCGGGGCTTCAACTGCAGTGCCCGAAACCGATTGGGTGAGGGAGGCACCCAGGTCAGCCTGGGCCGTAGAG ACTTGCTGCCCACTGTGCGGATTGTGGCCGGAGTGGCCGCCATGGCCATGACTCTCCTTATGATCATCACTGGGGTGGCCCTCTGTTGCTGGCGCCACAGCAGGG CCTCTTTCTCCAAGCAAAAGAACCTGGTGCGAATCCCAGGGAGCAGCGATGGCTCCAGTTCCAGGGGCCCTGAGGAGGAAACAGGCAGCAGCAAAGACCAG